GCCGACGTCGTCGGCGTCGAAGACCTCGGGTGCCAGGCTGTAGCAGCGTCCGTGCCCGGTGCACAGGTCGGGGTCGACGGACACCCGACTCATGACACTTCGAAGACCAGCGGCAGCGACTCCACCGATCTCAGTGCGGCCGTGTAAGTCAGCTGAGTGCCGGGTTTGATCTCGTAATCCGGTATGCGCCGATGGAACTCGCGCAACGCCACCCGCAGCTCCATCCGGGCCAGGTGAGATCCGAGGCAGCGGTGCGGTCCACCGCCGAACGCGCGGTGCCGGTTCGGGTTGCGGTTGAAGTCCACCAACTCGGGGTCGGGGAACTCGGCGGGGTCGGTGTTGGCGGCGCCGAGCAGCGGGCTGACCCGCTCACCCTTGCTGATCGGGCATCCGCCCACCTCGACGTCTTGCATGGCAACGCGGGCAACACCGGGAACCGGTGTCTCCCAACGCAACAGCTCTTCGACCGCGTGCGGCAGCACATCGGGCTGCTCGACGAGCTGATGACGGTGCTGGGGATGACGCGCCAGATACACGAAGAAACAGTCGAGCGAGTCGGTGACCGTGTCCAGGCCCGCGATCAGGAACAGGAAACAGATGTCGAGCAACTCCTCGCGCGAGAGCGGGCGGCCCTCCGCGCTCAGGTTCGCCGCGATCATCGCGGACAGCACGTCGTCGCGCGGGACGGCGATGTGGTCGTCGATGGCACGGTCGAAGTACTCGTAGATCTGTTGTGCCACGGGCGCGGAACTCTCGTGGCGGCGGTCGAACCCGGAGTCGCCCTCAGGGCGGATCACGCCGTCCTTCCATTCCAGGAATTTGTCGAGGTCTGCCAATGGCAGGCCGAGAAGTTGTAGGAAGACGGTGCAGGGCAGCGGCACGGCGAATTCGGCGTGGAAGTCGCATTCGCCCCGCCCGGCGAAGCGGTCGATCATCTCGTTCATCAGCTCCGTGACGCGTGGTTCACGTCGGGCCATCTCCCGCGGAGTGAACAGCGGGTCGAGGACACGGCGGTACTTCGCGTGCTCGGGAGGATCGACTTGCAACGGAATCAGCGGTCGAATGTTGCCGAGGTTGACCGCGTCCATGTTCGACGAAAACAGCTCAGTGTGCTTGAGTGCCATCTCGATATCGGCGAGGCGGCTGAGCACCACCGCCTGTTCCGATCGGAATACCGGGTTCGATTCGCGCAACACCTTGTACATGGGCTGCGGCTCCGCGAGACCCGTGACCGACTGGTCGACGAACCCTTGGGCATCTGTCATGCGGTCAGCGTCGCACCAACTTCTTATTTAGGCAATGATTTGAAAAATTGTGTAATAGCCGGGCAGCCGCGATCGGTCGCCCACACCGCCGTCGTGGCGCTGGCCAGGAGGTTAACCAGCGAGTACGGTGTTCGTGCGGACGAGTTGGCTGGGCGGCCGCGGCTCGTGTTTACGAGTCGAGGAAAGTCCGGACTTCACAGAGCAGGGTGATTGCTAACAGCAATCCGAGGCGACTCGCGGGAAAGTGCCACAGAAAACAAACCGCCACCCACGCGGTGGTAAGGGTGAAACGGTGCGGTAAGAGCGCACCAGCATCCCGGGTGACCGGGGTGGCTAGGCAAACCCCACCCGAAGCAAGGTCAAGAAGGCCGCCCCGAAAGGTGCGGCCGCGCAGGCGATT
This window of the Mycobacterium sp. 050128 genome carries:
- a CDS encoding cytochrome P450; amino-acid sequence: MTDAQGFVDQSVTGLAEPQPMYKVLRESNPVFRSEQAVVLSRLADIEMALKHTELFSSNMDAVNLGNIRPLIPLQVDPPEHAKYRRVLDPLFTPREMARREPRVTELMNEMIDRFAGRGECDFHAEFAVPLPCTVFLQLLGLPLADLDKFLEWKDGVIRPEGDSGFDRRHESSAPVAQQIYEYFDRAIDDHIAVPRDDVLSAMIAANLSAEGRPLSREELLDICFLFLIAGLDTVTDSLDCFFVYLARHPQHRHQLVEQPDVLPHAVEELLRWETPVPGVARVAMQDVEVGGCPISKGERVSPLLGAANTDPAEFPDPELVDFNRNPNRHRAFGGGPHRCLGSHLARMELRVALREFHRRIPDYEIKPGTQLTYTAALRSVESLPLVFEVS